Genomic DNA from Gimesia aquarii:
GCACACGATCTGGGAAAGTTCTCCTCTTTAATTCTTGAGCAACATCCTGACGCACAACTGGATTTCGTTTGGTTTCCAACACCAGAATCATACCAATCCGTGATTCATGTTTTACTTAATCAAACGGCCTCTAAAATATAAAAAGAAGTATCAGCGGCGGAACCAGATACGCTTGGTGTATAAAATCTGCTATTCATTAGCTGAGTGTGGATCATTCAAGCGTTTGAGTGGCACTTTTAGAAAATGAACTCCATTCCGATTCATAAACACCGTACCTATATGAGAGTCATCTATCTGAACTGTGCGTGCTGAATAGTAACGGGCTGTTACAGGTGTTTTGGGGAGCAGAACAATCGTTTGAGTTGAATCCCATGTTTGTCCATCGTCCATCGATAAATTATATCTCAGTCCATAATTCTTGTTGCCGATTCCCCATGTAACAAGGACACGTCCATTCGAGAGAGTGGTGAGATATCGACCTTCGGCATTGTCTCGCTTATCGGGAATAGCGGGAAAACCATTCGCCACTGACCAATGTTGACCATTGTCTGTGGAACGCAGCAGAACCGGTCCCATAGCCAGTAGCGACTCTGTTGACGTACGTACAATTTGTTGGAATTCATGTTGGTTTTTATCTGGTCCAACTAAGGGGTATGTTGTGAGCGTTTCAGTCTGTGGTTCGAACAGTCGTGGCGGACCAACACGTAGCGGTAATAGCCATCGTCCATTACTCCATGGTAGTACATTGTGGCGAACGGCTCCGAGATGCTTTTCATCGATGGGACCTATCAATTGTTGTTCGCTCCATGTCTGTCCCTGATCTTCACTGAGCGTGTAGAGTAATGCGCGTTCGTAATACCCGTCATTCTGTTTGTCATCGGCAATATAGTTCCAGGTAACAAGAATGCGGCCGTCTGGCAGGGTATCGGCTGTGCCGGGATAGACTTCAAACTTCTTTACTTTGCGAATGACTTGGGGACGTTTTGCAGAAGTGGGAATCGGCTTAGGGGCTAACCAGGTCTTGCCTGCATCTTTTGAACGAGAACACATCAACACATTGTCCCCTTTAAAAACGACGATCAATACTCCGTTCCTGGCACGGCAGATCGACGGATGGATGTGGCCTTTGATCGGTTTAGAAATGATGGAGACTGGTTTTTCATCTGCCTGGGCGCGGTGATTTATCAAAAGCAATGTCATTGTGAGGACAGAAGCGAATTTGTGATTGTATAACATTTCTCAATGCGCCTTGTTTTCTGTTGCCGCTTGTCGCAGGAGTGTCAGAGCGGTTTCAACCAGCATTTCACCACTGCCGGGTTGAACTGCCGAGTTGGTTACTTCATAGCTGCCACCTGCATAAGCCGCCCGGTGTGGGATATAGATTGTCTCAACAGCGTTCGATAATTCGACAATGATTGTTGTCGGGAACTGCGAAGCCTGCTTGATTGCCAGACCCAATTCGACGAAGACCTCACCGGGAAGGCAGACGATCGCGACGTCATTCCCAACCGTCATCACGGTTACGTCAACTGGTAACGTCTCCCCGATGCCGGATAACGAACGACTCAGCCCCCACGTGATATGATCGGTTGTTTTGGCAAGTGGTTGATGATGACGAAGTTGATCGAGGATTAATTTTTTGTAAGCGGTGACATGGTCAAAAAAGTCCACCTTTCCACCTTGATTGGCAATTTTGAGAAGTTTTATAGAACGATCGACTTCTTCACGTGTCGCATCCTGTAACGGTAATTTTACAACCTTCGAATGAACTGTCAGATTAGTGTTTTCAACCAGTTTCAAATGTGAGAGCTGCTTGCTGATTGATTGGCCAAGAGAATGCCCGATAAAGTCCGCCTTATTTCTAACGGGAGTTGCAGGATTGGCATGATTGATATCGCCACAACATCCGGTTCCAAAAATCGAAATCAGTTCGGAACCAAATTCATCACGCAACATGCGTTCGATGAAATAAGGATAGTCAGCACTCCACTTCGTCCCACCAACTGTGTCGAGATGTAGCGCAAAGTTGCTGAGTACACATCGATGCGTTCCGTCCTCCGGATTCCGTATTGAGAGCAAACCAATTTCGTCATCAATGGGACCAGCGGCGCGGACGACATCAGGATTACTGAAAGATTGCCAGGTGCGCACACTGCCATCGCGCATTACAAATCGTCGGTTAAATGCAACTTTAGTCTTCTGCTGTGCAGAACCAGCTTGCAGTATTGAAGGTTTCGCGCTTTGATTGGCTTGTATGATTGCACTTACCGGGCCGTTAATCAGTTTTTCAACATACTTCAACCGCAGATCCTTCTGCTTCTCTTTACCAAGATACAAATAGAGTTCTTTCATGTAGTCAGGGGCAGTGTGTGAGTGCGTTGCTGCAATCACAATATTTTTCACTGGAATCCCCGTTTTCGCGGAAGCAATCTGACGAACTTCTTTTGAGAAATCTGTGGCGATGCCAACTAAATCGCAGACGACGAGTGCGGCTGATGTATCATCATCACGAAATACGATGGCTTTAGTTTTGAGAGGATCAATGGTTCCTTCTGCCAGTCGTTCATGGTAGTAACCTGCCATTGGGAAACCTCTGGGGGGCGTGATGTCGACTTCCGCAACACCGACTCGCAAGCCACTATGTGCATCCTTATCGGGGATCGCTTCACGTCGAATCGCGGCTAACCACATTTTGGCTGCATTGCGCTGACCAATTCCGGAAAAATGACGACGTGATTTGGCATCACCGCGGTTTTCTCCATTGAGGGTGTCCGTATCTGGTCCCGAGAAAAAGCCGGGTTGTTTAATCAACCTATCAATGGCGTCACGAATTTGTTTTTCTCCAGCAGAATCATTGTAAACTGTTGGATGAATCGTCGATTTTGCCAGTAACCACGGTGGTTCAAATCCCCACACCTTTACTGCAGTGTTGCGTATCGACTGCAGGTTCTTGACATATTGCGCGGTCGAAGTCTTTCCCAGGACGTCTGATTCTCCCTGTTGCCATAAGATAGCTCGAAATCCTCCCAGAGCCTTACCTGCCGAGACCAATCGAGGATGCAGATTTCCATCAGGCATCCATTGCTTCGATGAAGTCGAAGCCACGCCGACATTCGCGAAACCTACTGGTACTTGTAGTTCAGCTGCTAGTGCATCTCCCAGGGGGGGCCAGATGGAACCACCGTTGCTTCCATCGGGGGCAGGCTGAGGATCATTGGCGACGGTCCATGTTTGCTTCGCCCCATTGAAAGCAACCACGCGCTGTTGTGGGTCTGTGACCTTTAGCCGTTCATCGTTGCAGTTGGTCGCATACGATTGGCCAGCTATGAGAAAGACTTCACCAACTCCCATTGGTTCGACCGCACCAACATTTAAAATATTGTCTTTCTTGCGGCAGCGAACTTCCAGGCGATACCAGCCACCAGCTTTGATTCTCGCTGTCCCCTCAAACTTTTTACCTTTCCTATTCGGTTTAAAGATTGTCCAGGCAGTGCTCTTTGCTGATTTGTCAGCGAGCGGCACAACACGATATTCCCACGTGACACTGTCTATTCCATCTGGAAACCTACCAGAGATCTTAACATCAGCAAATCCAATTCCCGGAGCAACGCCCGTTCGTTGAATGACCTGTGAGGCTTGTGGATGTTCCAAGTGTAGCAGATCTGCACCGAAGGCAGTGGAAGAAGCCCATTGAAGTAAACCGACCAAAATGAAAACACGAGAAGTAAGCTGCATTTGTCTTGTGACCTTATTTACTGGCAGGCGGGAAACGCTTTAGATAGTGTCGTATCTCTATTATGGTTAGAAACAAGAGAGAGAACAACTTCAGGAATCCAACTTCACTCCAGTCGATAGGTTCTTTTATTCGAATATCTCAAATTCACTTTCTGTAGGTCGTTTCTCTATCGAGATTAAATTCTGAATATTTAAGAATTGTGCGAACTTTTTTGCTTTACTGCGCATCTCAGTAATCACAAGCACAATTAACATTCTATGTGAAAGTGGTTTTCTTAATGTGCCCTTTATCAAAAATGAGTTTTGTCAGTAGGAATCAAGAAGAGCAACAATTTGGCAATCAGTTTGCCAATGAGTTGTCCGGACAAATTCTGCGCCTATGACACTTCTCATTAAGAGAGCCTTGCAACAAGGTCCGGTGTCATAAACGACGCCGGACCTTTTTTTATTCCCCTTGTCATTATGGATCGATAGCTTAGATGGTAAAGCGCCTGGTTGAAGCCCAGGAGACACGGGTTCGAGCACCGTTTGATCCACTTTGCGCTCAAATTGCGCAAACAATATGGCCCGTTCGTCTATCGCGTAGGATACCGCTCTTTCAAGGCGGAGAGGTGGGTTCGATTCCCATACGGGTCACTATTTTTTTGTTGGTAGTCGAGGGTTGGTCGCCCAAGTCGTTCTGATAAAGCGGCGGCGCTGAGTTCGATTCTCAGGTCTACCATTCACAGGTTTATTCGTAACGATTGACCAAGATCGTCCATAAAACAAATTTTTCAAGAACAATTCAAAAGGGAATACTATGAGCGAACAAGAACGCTGGAAACAGATACCCCCGACCGATACTCGAGGTCGTGGTGTAATGGTAGCATCACTGATTTTTACTCAGGCGGGTGAGGGTTCAAATCCTTCCGACCTCATTCAACATTGATGCGTAGCTCAGTGGTAGAGCAGCGTCCTTATAAGTCGCAGGTCGTGGGATCGATTCCTGCCGCATCAATTGAACCTAACAATGGGATTGAGGTTTTGATGGCGGAATCCCTAATTCTTATTCAAGTGGATGAAGATTCAAACCCTTCCGACCTCATTCAACATTGATGCGTAGCTCAGTGGTTAGAGCGGCGTTCTTACAAGACGCAAGTCGTGGGTTCGAATCCCACCGCATCAACTAAATCTATCAATGGGATTGAGGTGTTAGCGGCAGCATTCTTGGTTCTTACCCAGGTAGGTGAGGGTTCAAGTCCCTCCAGTCCCACTTCGAAACAATCGAAAAGAAATTCAATAGAATGCGGTGGTGCTCGTGTTGGTACGGGCGGTCGGCTGTTAACCGACCTGACGCAGGTTCGATTCCTGTCGCCGCAGCTTAACAATTCGGAAGTCATCCGGCTGGATGAGGGGCCTGTCTCGAAAACAGGTGCGGTTCACCCCGTTGTGGGTTCGAGTCCCACGACTTCCGCTACAAAATTTGTGCTCTTGGCCGAGCGGTTAGGTTCCAGATTTCCAATCTGGCCAGGCGGGTTCGACTCCCGCAGAGCACTTTGGGGGTCGGCTAATGGGAGGCTACCTGCCTTTGAAGCAGGAGGTGAAGGTTCGATTCCTTCTCCCCAAAAAATTTGAAAAGAGTCGGAATCCAAGACAAAGCAACGGTGCTAGTAAAGAGTTGGAACGAGACTTCGTAACCTTAACAGCACACGTTCGTTACCCGTAATCACACACCAGTAGAAGTATATCTAATAGGTTGAGATGGCGGTTTTATTGCCATTTTAAATTTTTTGCAAATCTAGTATTGTTCTTATATATAGACTGTCTATAATTAAAGACATGCTAAATATTACCGGTGACAAACTACGTGGGCATCTGGAAATGATGGTGCTTTCCTCCCTTAAACAAGGCGAAGCTCATGGTCTGGAAATCGTTAAGCGATTGGAAGCCGCTGGTTCAGGCGCTTTAAAGCTCAAAGAAGGTTCCCTTTACCCGGCTCTTTATCGACTTGAGCAGGCTGGCTATGTGAAAGCACAGTGGGAGGGGGAAAGTTCAGGACGACGTGGCGCCAGACGACGACTCTATAATTTAACGGCTAAGGGGAAACGGAAGCTAACCCAAGGTCAGCAAGAGTGGACTGAATTTGTTACTGTCATGAGCAATATTCTTGGAGTTCCGGTATGGAAGAACTGATGATTCATGTCGAGAAAGTTGTCCGACCTCTTCGCATTCCTCTGAAGCAAAAAGGTTTGATTCGCGAAGAGTTGCTGAACCACCTCACAGAGATCTATGAAGAAGAACTTCAGGAGCATGACAAATCAGAATTGGCAATGAAGGTCGCTCTGGAGAGGTTTGGTCCCGCAGAGATCATCTCTCGCCATCTTAAGGAATCATTACCCTGGTATTTTATGCTGTTTTCGTACTTGCCAATGTTCGCACCTGTTCGATTATGGCCATTGTCAACTTGGGCGATTATCCGGCGAGCTTGGTTAACAGGAATGCTATTCTGGCTCGCGGTTGGAATTCCATGGTGCGGTGTGCTCATCGCGACTGGGCGCAAATCCATTGAAAGTGCTTCCGCACTCTGGCTGATATTGAGTATTTTTGGTTTCGTGGAACTGGCAATGGCGATTGGTATTTTCGGAGCGATGCATGGAGCCTACGGTCAGCGCAAATCAATGTGGCGAACAATTCTCTTTGCTATAGGTGGCTGTATTGGATTGACTGCTGCAATTGCTCTTTTAAAATATTTTGTTACTCCAGAACTCTCGCCTGGAGTCTTTGTGATCTCGCTTCTGATGCCACTTTGCATAATGGCAATCTCAGCACTCCCAGGGTTCGCAAAACTGATTCATCAAGATGTTGAGAGTACTAAGCGAGCTGATGAATGGAATCAACTCATCGTAGATGAGTGAACCTCGGGGGCTCTGTTTTCTTGTTGCATGATTCAGTTTGACGATCACTGTTGTTTCGCATCAGTTGAATTATGAATCATATCAGTTTTCAGAAATCACTTCCCGATCAGCGGGTACGAGTTCTTCGATTTGTAAATCTGAGAACCAGGCAGGACCACCTTCGACTGAGAGACGGACTTCTGGTAGGATTGGTTTCTGTTGCGTATTCACAGTACCGATCAGCTGATCGTCAAAAAAGACCCACCAGTGTCCGTGCTGGTATTCCAGCTCGATAACATGATATTGATCTGCGGTATTTTGGATACTGTGGGGAGTTGATGATTCGGAAGAGGGGCTACGATGTTCGGTCAGAATTACCTGTTCTGGAGTAATTCGGAGAACGGAGTAGGGGCCATTACCTTTCTGATCCTGTTCAATGCCGAAATGGAGTTGGACTGCTGACGCTTTATTGAGACGTACAAACAGCAGTAATTTATAGTTTTCAAGAGGTAAGTTACTACGGAGTAATGGTCGGCGGATCATTCCGTTAGTGCCGGCAATCACGATGGCCCCTTCATCATCCTTATCAACAGTCCAGCTTCCACTGGAAGGTAAGGCCCCCAGTGTCTGACCATTGAATAAGGGCTCGCTCCAACCGCTGGGAACCATGCTGCGTAAGGGAGTTTTGGGTTGCTTCGGATAGAAAAACAGCAGAACGAGGAGAAGCAAAACAACAATCGAGAGCGTTGCCGTCATGATGTATCGACGCTTGCGGTTCGATGTTACTGGCTGGTCGACTTCAGTGGTCATCGCCTGAGATTGCAGGTGTGGCCGCTCTAAGATGGTTGTGACAGTATCGGTACTCGACCCAATTCCTGCCTGGAGTGTGGGGCGTTCCTGTAGTGCGGCATCAATTCGATCTATCAGACAATTGTAATCGTCTAAACGCGCTTCTGGTTTTAATGCGAGCATG
This window encodes:
- a CDS encoding sialidase family protein, producing the protein MLYNHKFASVLTMTLLLINHRAQADEKPVSIISKPIKGHIHPSICRARNGVLIVVFKGDNVLMCSRSKDAGKTWLAPKPIPTSAKRPQVIRKVKKFEVYPGTADTLPDGRILVTWNYIADDKQNDGYYERALLYTLSEDQGQTWSEQQLIGPIDEKHLGAVRHNVLPWSNGRWLLPLRVGPPRLFEPQTETLTTYPLVGPDKNQHEFQQIVRTSTESLLAMGPVLLRSTDNGQHWSVANGFPAIPDKRDNAEGRYLTTLSNGRVLVTWGIGNKNYGLRYNLSMDDGQTWDSTQTIVLLPKTPVTARYYSARTVQIDDSHIGTVFMNRNGVHFLKVPLKRLNDPHSANE
- a CDS encoding neutral/alkaline non-lysosomal ceramidase N-terminal domain-containing protein is translated as MQLTSRVFILVGLLQWASSTAFGADLLHLEHPQASQVIQRTGVAPGIGFADVKISGRFPDGIDSVTWEYRVVPLADKSAKSTAWTIFKPNRKGKKFEGTARIKAGGWYRLEVRCRKKDNILNVGAVEPMGVGEVFLIAGQSYATNCNDERLKVTDPQQRVVAFNGAKQTWTVANDPQPAPDGSNGGSIWPPLGDALAAELQVPVGFANVGVASTSSKQWMPDGNLHPRLVSAGKALGGFRAILWQQGESDVLGKTSTAQYVKNLQSIRNTAVKVWGFEPPWLLAKSTIHPTVYNDSAGEKQIRDAIDRLIKQPGFFSGPDTDTLNGENRGDAKSRRHFSGIGQRNAAKMWLAAIRREAIPDKDAHSGLRVGVAEVDITPPRGFPMAGYYHERLAEGTIDPLKTKAIVFRDDDTSAALVVCDLVGIATDFSKEVRQIASAKTGIPVKNIVIAATHSHTAPDYMKELYLYLGKEKQKDLRLKYVEKLINGPVSAIIQANQSAKPSILQAGSAQQKTKVAFNRRFVMRDGSVRTWQSFSNPDVVRAAGPIDDEIGLLSIRNPEDGTHRCVLSNFALHLDTVGGTKWSADYPYFIERMLRDEFGSELISIFGTGCCGDINHANPATPVRNKADFIGHSLGQSISKQLSHLKLVENTNLTVHSKVVKLPLQDATREEVDRSIKLLKIANQGGKVDFFDHVTAYKKLILDQLRHHQPLAKTTDHITWGLSRSLSGIGETLPVDVTVMTVGNDVAIVCLPGEVFVELGLAIKQASQFPTTIIVELSNAVETIYIPHRAAYAGGSYEVTNSAVQPGSGEMLVETALTLLRQAATENKAH
- a CDS encoding helix-turn-helix transcriptional regulator: MLNITGDKLRGHLEMMVLSSLKQGEAHGLEIVKRLEAAGSGALKLKEGSLYPALYRLEQAGYVKAQWEGESSGRRGARRRLYNLTAKGKRKLTQGQQEWTEFVTVMSNILGVPVWKN